Proteins from a single region of Kluyveromyces lactis strain NRRL Y-1140 chromosome A complete sequence:
- a CDS encoding uncharacterized protein (conserved hypothetical protein): protein MIRQDGKLIILPSKITVGKQLEVGTYFMLKLGQNAIRFNSIRGNLELNVRAADWDTNMEFIIFRRRPRLKNDLLGCRRRDVLDQDFININKLRPKALREYYVVWKSVELNSLAKDVQFIVDIEFFPSSGPIIPLKSPQSPSEKSSPVIKTKLPKQLPQSPESKPATTPRDQESSPKFFPRLRRHSRHQRRNDLNIDSDDIVYDNVIIYDGKEKAVVAGNYTHGLKSYEAESSDTSGVYSFIEQNKEKIRNYDYDTLVIKETPKDLLNNEYARLQLGDKLMFIHSFPSANVKLTGYLGNGRWSVPETNETRRQLYVLQQPTLPPPRVPPKCPKGMLWEEYYLLNKEKYIREVMRN, encoded by the coding sequence ATGATACGACAAGATGGTAAATTGATAATTCTGCCCAGTAAAATAACTGTCGGAAAACAGCTTGAAGTTGGAACATACTTCATGTTAAAACTGGGTCAAAATGCAATACGATTCAATTCCATTAGGGGAAACTTAGAACTTAATGTTAGAGCTGCAGACTGGGATACTAATATGGAGTTCATTATATTTAGGCGAAGGCCACGATTGAAGAATGATCTTCTTGGTTGTCGACGGAGGGACGTCCTAGACCAGGATTTTATtaatatcaacaaattgagACCTAAAGCACTAAGAGAATATTATGTCGTTTGGAAGTctgttgaattgaattcaCTTGCAAAAGATGTCCAATTCATAGTAGACATCGAATTTTTCCCATCAAGTGGCCCTATTATACCTTTGAAAAGCCCACAAAGTCCAAGCGAGAAGAGCTCTCCAGTAATTAAGACCAAACTGCCCAAGCAACTACCTCAGAGTCCCGAAAGTAAACCCGCTACAACACCCAGGGACCAAGAATCTAGTCCTAAATTTTTTCCCCGATTAAGAAGACATTCTAGGCATCAACGACGTAATGATCTAAACATAGACTCAGATGACATAGTGTACGACAATGTCATTATATATGATGGTAAGGAGAAAGCTGTAGTTGCAGGAAATTACACTCATGGATTGAAAAGCTACGAAGCTGAGTCTTCTGATACAAGCGGTGTATATTCATTCATCGAGCAAAATAAAGAGAAGATTCGAAACTATGACTACGATACCTTagttatcaaagaaactcCAAAAGATCTACTGAACAATGAATACGCTCGCTTGCAATTGGGTGATAAGCTTATGTTTATTCATAGTTTCCCAAGTGCTAATGTAAAACTAACTGGATATTTGGGAAATGGAAGATGGTCAGTTCCAGAAACAAACGAAACGAGACGACAACTTTATGTACTTCAGCAACCAACTCTTCCTCCTCCCAGGGTACCCCCCAAATGTCCGAAAGGTATGCTATGGGA